From Calothrix sp. PCC 6303, a single genomic window includes:
- a CDS encoding helix-hairpin-helix domain-containing protein — MSQSSWFQQTPRWVWLSAIPVFGGLAISYAGYKSKTKGWIAVGIGITGASLLLSSSGLTSFIWMGQIGLSVYLKKRFLAKTYPKTLPIPHEPELAKIIANNRDKIDINECTKNDLVMLGIPIVYANNVESLQNEGYIFTHIEELSEIAGIPEKTVAKVSSMLVFSYNYRKEADSSWRRLNTYTVQELIDCGLDAVIAEKIVRERQRKGEYKSLIDVKYRTNLPVNSYKQIS; from the coding sequence GTGTCGCAATCATCTTGGTTTCAGCAAACACCCCGTTGGGTATGGCTTTCTGCAATTCCAGTATTTGGTGGTTTGGCAATAAGTTATGCTGGTTATAAATCAAAAACTAAAGGATGGATAGCTGTAGGGATAGGAATCACAGGTGCTTCCTTGTTATTATCTAGTAGTGGTTTAACATCTTTTATCTGGATGGGTCAAATAGGACTATCTGTCTATTTGAAAAAAAGATTTTTAGCAAAAACATATCCCAAAACTTTACCAATTCCCCACGAGCCAGAATTAGCCAAAATAATAGCTAACAATCGTGATAAAATTGATATTAACGAATGCACTAAAAATGATTTAGTAATGTTAGGTATTCCCATCGTTTATGCAAATAACGTCGAGTCATTACAAAACGAAGGATATATATTTACCCACATAGAAGAATTGAGTGAAATTGCTGGAATTCCAGAAAAAACTGTAGCTAAAGTTTCGTCAATGCTAGTTTTTAGTTATAACTACAGAAAAGAAGCTGACTCTTCTTGGAGAAGACTAAATACATATACAGTTCAGGAATTAATTGATTGTGGTTTAGATGCTGTAATCGCCGAAAAAATCGTTAGGGAAAGACAGCGCAAAGGCGAATATAAATCGTTAATTGATGTTAAATATCGCACGAATTTACCTGTAAATAGTTATAAGCAGATTTCTTAG
- a CDS encoding NINE protein, whose product MKSKGTATIICFFLGGLGVHKFYLGQTGAGIVYLLLSWTFVPSIIAFVEFFILLLMSDEDFNRQYNNGISGSGYSGGAISAQDATRALGDLKKLFESGVITAEEYEEKRQKLLKSL is encoded by the coding sequence ATGAAGAGTAAGGGAACAGCTACAATTATATGTTTTTTTCTGGGTGGTTTAGGCGTTCATAAATTCTATCTTGGACAAACTGGTGCTGGAATTGTATATCTATTATTGAGTTGGACTTTTGTACCTTCAATCATCGCATTTGTTGAGTTTTTTATTCTTCTATTAATGTCTGACGAAGATTTCAACAGACAGTACAATAACGGGATAAGTGGTAGTGGTTATAGTGGTGGTGCAATATCTGCCCAAGATGCCACAAGGGCTTTAGGTGATTTAAAAAAATTGTTTGAATCTGGCGTAATTACAGCAGAAGAATATGAAGAAAAGCGGCAGAAACTTTTGAAATCTTTGTAA